The Virgibacillus phasianinus genome includes a window with the following:
- a CDS encoding lipoate--protein ligase — MKFIDNKGITDASMNLALEEYILQNFGEKDTYLLFYINKPSIIIGRNQNTVEEINTEYVDKNGIKVVRRLSGGGAVYHDEGNLNFSFITKDDGESFHNFEKFTKPVVEALNKLGVPAELKGRNDLVVENRKISGNAQFSTKGRMFSHGTLMFDSEVEHVVSALNVSKEKIQSKGIKSIRSRVANISEYLEEKVTMDEFKNLILRYIFDVEDVKDVPEYELTEQDWENVRQISKERYQNWDWNYGKSPKFNTKASHKFDSGLVDVRLEVKKGMIENCKIYGDFFGLGDVKDIEDKLTGIRYERKAIDEALENVDIPHYLGKISKEDFVNLIY, encoded by the coding sequence ATGAAATTTATTGATAATAAAGGAATAACGGATGCAAGTATGAACCTTGCACTTGAAGAATATATCTTGCAAAACTTTGGTGAAAAGGATACATATTTGTTATTCTACATTAATAAGCCTTCCATCATTATTGGCCGAAATCAAAATACGGTGGAAGAAATTAATACAGAGTATGTGGATAAAAACGGGATTAAGGTGGTTCGCCGCCTATCCGGTGGCGGGGCCGTTTACCATGATGAAGGTAACCTTAACTTCAGTTTTATCACAAAGGATGACGGGGAAAGCTTCCATAATTTTGAGAAGTTTACGAAGCCTGTTGTTGAAGCATTGAATAAGCTTGGTGTCCCAGCAGAATTAAAAGGCAGAAATGACCTTGTTGTTGAGAACCGGAAAATTTCCGGTAATGCGCAGTTCTCAACAAAAGGACGCATGTTTAGTCATGGTACATTAATGTTTGACTCCGAGGTTGAACACGTTGTATCCGCGTTGAATGTAAGTAAGGAAAAAATTCAATCAAAAGGAATTAAATCGATTCGCAGCCGGGTGGCGAATATTTCGGAATATCTTGAAGAAAAAGTGACTATGGATGAATTTAAAAATCTAATTTTGCGCTATATTTTCGATGTGGAAGATGTAAAGGATGTTCCCGAATATGAATTGACAGAGCAAGACTGGGAAAATGTTCGGCAAATTTCAAAGGAACGCTATCAAAATTGGGATTGGAATTATGGTAAATCACCAAAATTCAATACGAAAGCATCACATAAATTTGATTCCGGACTTGTAGATGTTCGTCTGGAAGTCAAAAAGGGTATGATCGAAAACTGTAAAATTTATGGAGACTTCTTTGGTCTGGGTGATGTAAAGGACATCGAGGACAAATTAACTGGTATCCGTTACGAGCGTAAAGCAATTGATGAAGCCCTTGAGAATGTAGATATTCCGCATTACCTTGGAAAAATTTCAAAAGAAGACTTTGTAAATTTGATTTATTAA
- a CDS encoding MBL fold metallo-hydrolase — translation MKCTVIGFWGGYPAKGGATSSYLFEKDGFSLLVDVGSGALSAVQNYKHVMDIDAVVLSHYHHDHIADIGVLQYAWLVHSYLREEKEILPIYGHQEDPAKFKTLTHECTEGIAYDPEGVLEVGPFLITFLKTGHPVPCYGMRITDGEDVIVYTADTTYKKEWASFAKDADLLITDCNFYEEQDGSKAGHMNSGEGATIARDANAAELLLSHLPQYGDTTNLIKEAANYYNGKIELARTGLVWENDRG, via the coding sequence ATGAAATGTACTGTCATAGGCTTTTGGGGTGGCTATCCTGCTAAGGGAGGTGCTACTTCATCCTATTTATTTGAAAAAGATGGGTTCTCGTTATTAGTCGACGTAGGAAGTGGTGCACTATCGGCTGTTCAGAACTATAAACATGTGATGGATATTGATGCTGTTGTATTATCACATTACCACCACGACCATATAGCCGATATTGGTGTCCTGCAGTATGCATGGCTCGTACACTCCTATCTTCGTGAAGAGAAAGAAATCCTGCCAATTTATGGACACCAGGAAGATCCAGCTAAATTTAAGACATTGACACATGAATGCACAGAGGGGATTGCATATGATCCGGAGGGCGTGCTCGAGGTTGGTCCTTTTTTGATAACATTTTTGAAAACGGGTCATCCTGTTCCATGTTATGGCATGCGCATTACTGACGGGGAGGATGTCATCGTTTACACAGCAGATACAACGTATAAAAAGGAATGGGCCAGTTTTGCAAAAGATGCTGATCTATTGATAACGGACTGTAACTTTTATGAGGAGCAGGACGGTTCAAAAGCAGGCCATATGAACAGCGGGGAGGGGGCAACCATCGCGCGCGATGCAAATGCTGCTGAATTATTATTAAGTCATCTTCCACAATACGGTGATACAACAAATTTAATCAAAGAAGCTGCAAACTATTATAATGGGAAAATAGAACTAGCAAGAACCGGACTCGTATGGGAAAATGATAGGGGTTAA
- the yhfH gene encoding protein YhfH, protein MKNVLEFFRTLPKKKCHQCGNVMNEQADCYGNLCDECDHPAR, encoded by the coding sequence ATGAAAAACGTCCTTGAGTTTTTTAGAACATTACCAAAGAAAAAGTGTCATCAGTGCGGGAACGTCATGAATGAACAAGCGGATTGCTATGGTAACCTTTGCGACGAATGTGATCATCCCGCTAGATAG
- the pepF gene encoding oligoendopeptidase F — MTTKTKRMNRNEVPVENTWDLTDLFASQSDWETALKEIQQNVINVTQYKGQLGTSATVLADCLTALEQFEKKVIHVATYASLRASADGSDAENQANAAKVSSVLAQIGAKLSFIESELLTLSTDTIQEFLDQKEELHPYKKMLHDIVEKKPYTLSPEIEETLASLGELHSAPYMIYERSKSSDMEFESITTDNGEELPMSAALYEDRYELAADTKVRRQAYDSFIATLNRYKNTFAATYATEVSKQVTMSRLRSYSSVTEMLLHPQQVTEDMYHNQLDIIQEELAPHMRKFARLKQKELGLTELRFCDLKAPLDPNFNPETTYEEATSTIMDALQIMGEEYSGIIEKGVTDRWVDLADNVGKATGAFCSSPYGVHPYILLTWTDNMRGAFILAHELGHAGHFYLAGKNQSLVNTRPSTYFVEAPSTLNELLLADHIKQNTDDKRMKRWVITQLLGTYYHNFVTHLLEGEFQRRVYKLAEEGTPLTASVLTKQKQEALENFWGDTVTFDEGAGLTWMRQPHYYMGLYPYTYSAGLTVSTAVAQKIQEEGKPAVDRWLSVLKAGGTMNPQELAKMAGVDMSKPDAVRTAVAYVGSLVNELEETFE, encoded by the coding sequence ATGACGACTAAAACGAAAAGAATGAACAGAAATGAAGTACCTGTGGAAAATACTTGGGATTTAACAGATTTATTTGCATCACAAAGCGATTGGGAGACTGCTCTCAAGGAAATACAGCAAAATGTGATTAATGTGACACAGTACAAGGGGCAGCTCGGAACAAGCGCTACTGTTCTAGCAGATTGTTTAACAGCGCTTGAACAGTTTGAGAAGAAAGTCATTCACGTTGCTACTTACGCAAGTTTACGAGCAAGTGCGGATGGATCAGACGCAGAAAATCAGGCAAATGCTGCCAAGGTTTCCTCAGTACTGGCCCAAATTGGAGCCAAGCTATCGTTTATTGAATCAGAATTGTTAACGTTATCGACAGATACCATTCAGGAATTTCTTGATCAGAAAGAAGAACTGCACCCGTACAAGAAAATGCTGCATGACATTGTTGAAAAGAAACCGTACACATTATCACCGGAAATCGAAGAAACACTGGCGTCACTTGGTGAGTTACATAGTGCACCATATATGATCTATGAACGCAGCAAATCATCTGACATGGAATTTGAATCAATTACAACTGACAATGGTGAAGAATTGCCAATGTCTGCAGCACTCTATGAGGATCGTTATGAGTTAGCAGCCGATACAAAGGTTCGCAGACAGGCCTATGATTCTTTTATTGCAACGTTAAACCGTTACAAGAATACATTCGCGGCGACATATGCGACAGAGGTTTCAAAACAAGTTACCATGTCACGGCTTCGTTCCTATAGCTCTGTAACCGAAATGCTGTTACATCCGCAACAGGTAACGGAGGATATGTACCATAATCAATTAGATATTATTCAGGAAGAACTCGCACCGCATATGCGGAAATTTGCTAGGCTTAAGCAGAAGGAACTTGGGCTCACGGAGCTGCGATTCTGTGATTTAAAAGCACCGCTGGATCCTAATTTCAATCCGGAAACAACCTATGAGGAAGCGACATCGACGATTATGGATGCATTGCAGATTATGGGCGAAGAATACAGTGGCATTATTGAAAAAGGCGTGACTGACCGTTGGGTGGATTTAGCTGATAATGTTGGCAAAGCTACTGGTGCATTCTGTTCAAGTCCTTATGGTGTACATCCCTACATTTTACTTACCTGGACAGATAATATGCGCGGAGCATTTATCCTGGCGCATGAGCTCGGACATGCAGGGCACTTTTATTTAGCCGGTAAAAATCAATCGTTGGTGAACACACGTCCATCAACCTATTTTGTTGAGGCACCATCAACACTAAATGAGTTGCTGCTGGCAGATCACATTAAGCAAAACACAGATGATAAACGAATGAAACGTTGGGTAATTACGCAATTACTTGGAACCTATTATCATAATTTCGTAACCCACTTACTGGAAGGCGAATTCCAGCGTCGTGTATACAAATTAGCCGAAGAAGGAACACCATTAACCGCCTCCGTTCTTACCAAACAAAAACAAGAAGCGTTGGAAAACTTCTGGGGCGATACAGTGACTTTTGATGAAGGTGCTGGACTTACCTGGATGCGCCAGCCACATTATTATATGGGACTATATCCATACACGTATTCTGCTGGTTTGACCGTTTCGACTGCAGTGGCACAAAAAATTCAGGAGGAAGGAAAACCTGCTGTCGATCGTTGGTTGTCCGTATTGAAAGCGGGCGGAACAATGAACCCGCAGGAACTCGCTAAAATGGCCGGGGTTGATATGTCGAAACCTGATGCAGTTCGTACGGCAGTGGCGTATGTTGGATCACTAGTTAATGAGCTGGAAGAAACGTTCGAATAG
- the hemY gene encoding protoporphyrinogen oxidase, with translation MDNRKNIVIVGGGITGLSAAYYLQKEIKEEKLPYHVKLVEASDRLGGKISTLRKDGFTIERGPDSFLSRKKPAVKLAEEVGLKDKLVRNATGQSYILVNNKLRKMPRGSHMGIPTKARPFLLSNLFSLKGKMRAGLDFMLPRGKNVQDQSLGGFLRHRFGNEVVENVMDPLLSGIYSGDIDEMSLMATYPNFYQLQQEHKSLIKGLRKTLPKAQSPKKRKAGAFYAFRDGFESLVEQLALKLDEGTVTLNAAVDHIEKKDHGYHLLLSSGEVYKADAVIMATSHESLPKVFSQYDYFREFDNVPSTSVANVAMAFDQSAIKRDINGTGFVVSRNSDFRITACTWTHKKWPHSTPGGNVLLRCYVGRPNDQEVVHLSDEEIKEIVLKDLNKTMNITQEPKFSVITRWENARPQYTVGHTERIVNVRSKMAEDLPGVYLAGASFEGVGVPDCIEQGEKAVGNVLKFLG, from the coding sequence ATGGATAACAGGAAAAATATTGTAATTGTCGGCGGTGGGATAACAGGGTTGTCCGCCGCTTACTATTTACAAAAAGAGATAAAAGAAGAAAAGTTGCCTTACCATGTAAAACTGGTTGAAGCCAGTGATAGATTGGGTGGAAAAATTAGTACACTAAGGAAAGACGGTTTTACGATCGAACGTGGTCCTGATTCTTTTTTGTCAAGGAAAAAGCCGGCAGTGAAACTAGCGGAAGAAGTAGGGCTGAAAGACAAGCTTGTTCGAAATGCCACAGGTCAATCCTATATATTAGTTAATAACAAGCTGCGCAAAATGCCTCGTGGTTCGCACATGGGGATTCCAACGAAAGCGCGCCCATTCTTATTATCAAACCTTTTTTCTTTGAAAGGGAAAATGCGTGCTGGTTTGGACTTTATGTTACCTAGAGGCAAAAATGTACAGGATCAATCCCTTGGTGGGTTTTTACGTCACCGGTTTGGTAATGAAGTTGTTGAAAATGTGATGGATCCGCTGTTATCTGGAATTTATTCCGGTGATATTGATGAAATGAGTTTAATGGCAACCTACCCTAACTTCTATCAGCTGCAACAGGAACATAAAAGTCTGATTAAAGGGTTACGAAAGACATTGCCTAAAGCGCAAAGTCCGAAGAAGAGAAAGGCCGGAGCGTTTTATGCATTTCGGGACGGCTTTGAGTCATTAGTGGAACAACTGGCACTAAAGCTTGATGAGGGCACTGTCACATTAAATGCTGCTGTTGACCATATTGAGAAAAAAGATCATGGCTATCATCTTTTGTTAAGCAGTGGGGAAGTTTATAAAGCAGATGCAGTTATTATGGCAACTTCCCATGAGTCTCTGCCCAAGGTATTTAGTCAATACGACTATTTCCGTGAATTTGACAATGTTCCTTCCACATCGGTTGCAAATGTTGCGATGGCCTTTGATCAATCAGCAATTAAACGTGATATAAATGGAACAGGATTTGTTGTATCCAGGAATAGTGATTTTAGGATTACTGCCTGTACTTGGACACATAAAAAATGGCCGCATTCTACCCCGGGAGGAAACGTTCTGCTAAGGTGTTATGTAGGTCGACCTAACGATCAGGAAGTGGTCCATTTATCGGATGAGGAAATAAAGGAAATTGTATTAAAGGATTTAAATAAAACGATGAATATAACGCAAGAGCCGAAGTTTAGTGTAATTACGCGCTGGGAAAATGCACGACCACAGTATACAGTGGGGCATACAGAACGAATAGTAAATGTTCGCAGTAAGATGGCTGAAGATTTACCAGGTGTGTATTTAGCTGGCGCTTCATTTGAAGGTGTCGGTGTTCCAGACTGTATCGAACAGGGTGAAAAGGCAGTAGGTAATGTATTGAAGTTTTTGGGATAA
- the hemH gene encoding ferrochelatase, with protein sequence MGKKKMGLLVMAYGTPYKEEDIERYYTDIRHGRKPSPEMLQDLTDRYKAIGGISPLAKITNEQAKALEAKLNEIQDEHEFHVYIGLKHIEPFIEDAVEQMAKDGIEEAVSLVLAPHYSTFSVKSYNKRATDEAAKQGNLTITSVESWYDAPGFIQFWTNQINKVYEEMPADEKEKAVLVISAHSLPEKILQNGDPYPGQLKETARLISDATGITDYAIGWQSEGNTPDPWLGPDVQDLTRDLYNEKGYRSFVYAPVGFIADHLEVLYDNDYECKVVCEELGAAYHRPEMPNAHPEFIATLADVVLQKVKREV encoded by the coding sequence TTGGGAAAGAAAAAAATGGGTTTGTTGGTGATGGCATACGGTACGCCGTACAAGGAAGAGGATATTGAACGTTATTATACTGATATAAGGCATGGTCGTAAACCATCACCTGAAATGCTGCAGGATTTAACGGATCGTTATAAAGCTATTGGAGGTATTTCTCCATTAGCAAAAATCACAAATGAACAAGCCAAGGCATTGGAAGCAAAGCTAAATGAGATTCAGGATGAACATGAATTTCATGTTTACATCGGTTTGAAACATATCGAACCATTTATAGAAGATGCGGTTGAACAAATGGCGAAAGACGGCATAGAGGAAGCAGTTTCCCTTGTACTGGCGCCACATTATTCTACATTTAGTGTGAAATCGTATAATAAACGTGCAACAGACGAAGCGGCAAAACAAGGGAATTTAACGATTACCTCGGTTGAAAGCTGGTATGACGCACCTGGCTTTATTCAATTTTGGACTAACCAAATTAATAAAGTTTATGAGGAAATGCCTGCTGATGAGAAAGAAAAAGCTGTGCTCGTTATTTCTGCACACAGTTTACCAGAAAAGATTTTGCAAAACGGGGATCCCTACCCTGGTCAATTAAAAGAGACCGCCCGATTAATTTCCGATGCAACCGGAATTACCGACTATGCGATTGGCTGGCAAAGTGAAGGAAACACGCCAGATCCATGGCTTGGTCCAGATGTACAGGATTTAACACGAGATCTTTATAACGAAAAAGGATATCGTTCCTTTGTTTATGCGCCAGTTGGGTTTATCGCCGATCATTTAGAAGTTTTATACGATAATGATTACGAATGTAAAGTAGTATGTGAGGAGCTTGGTGCTGCTTATCACCGACCTGAAATGCCAAATGCGCATCCAGAATTCATCGCAACACTTGCGGATGTTGTTCTTCAAAAAGTAAAGCGTGAAGTGTAA
- the hemE gene encoding uroporphyrinogen decarboxylase, with the protein MLKQMNDTIIKAYNGEKTDHVPVWFMRQAGRSQKEYREIKEKYSLFEITHQPELCAYVTRLPVENYGVDAAILYKDIMSPLPAIGVDVEIKKNIGPVIHNPVQTYQDVEKLGTINPQSDVPYVLDTIRLLTEEQLSVPLIGFSGAPFTLASYMIEGGPSKNYHKTKAFMYRKPDAWFSLMDKLSDMVITYAKAQIKAGAKAIQIFDSWVGALNASDYRIFIKPAMQHIFTELKKEKVPLILFGIGSRHLLTEWNDLPADVLGLDWRTSIKEARQMGVTKVLQGNLDPALLLADWNTIEERTKTILDEGMQDQQGYVFNLGHGVTPEIKPAVLKKVTELVHSYSKR; encoded by the coding sequence ATGCTAAAGCAAATGAACGATACGATCATTAAAGCCTATAACGGGGAAAAAACGGATCATGTACCCGTTTGGTTCATGCGTCAGGCTGGACGATCGCAAAAAGAATATCGCGAAATCAAGGAAAAGTATTCCTTATTTGAAATTACCCATCAACCAGAATTATGTGCGTATGTGACACGTCTCCCAGTGGAGAATTATGGTGTCGATGCAGCTATTTTATATAAGGACATTATGTCGCCTCTGCCCGCTATTGGAGTGGATGTAGAAATAAAGAAAAACATAGGACCAGTAATTCATAATCCGGTTCAAACGTATCAAGATGTAGAAAAACTGGGGACAATCAATCCTCAGTCAGATGTTCCTTATGTATTAGATACCATCCGTTTGCTGACAGAAGAACAATTATCTGTACCATTAATCGGATTTAGTGGTGCCCCGTTTACGCTGGCGAGCTATATGATTGAGGGTGGCCCATCCAAAAATTATCATAAAACAAAAGCATTTATGTATCGCAAGCCGGATGCATGGTTTTCATTAATGGATAAACTTTCAGATATGGTGATTACTTATGCGAAAGCTCAGATTAAAGCTGGCGCTAAGGCCATTCAGATATTTGATTCATGGGTGGGAGCATTAAATGCTTCAGATTACCGAATCTTCATCAAACCAGCCATGCAGCATATTTTCACTGAACTGAAGAAAGAAAAAGTTCCGCTGATTTTATTTGGTATTGGGTCACGTCATTTGCTGACAGAATGGAATGATTTACCGGCAGATGTACTAGGACTTGATTGGCGTACATCGATCAAGGAAGCACGCCAAATGGGTGTCACGAAAGTGTTACAAGGTAATTTGGATCCAGCCCTATTGTTGGCGGATTGGAACACGATTGAAGAGCGAACAAAAACTATTTTAGACGAAGGAATGCAAGATCAACAGGGATACGTATTTAATCTGGGACATGGTGTAACGCCAGAAATTAAGCCTGCTGTCCTTAAAAAGGTTACGGAATTAGTTCACAGCTATTCTAAACGATAG
- a CDS encoding transglycosylase domain-containing protein, which produces MEHKKQRRIFTLSTKQLLVTAGIVAFLGIAGYLVIIFGGKLVVNEEDLILDATTTIETKDGKEIAELYNENRTLVSMEDIPEHVQEAFVAIEDRRFYEHAGVDFQSVARAVYRDIVAFGKVEGASTITQQLAKNLFLHNDKTWMRKTKEVMAAIYLEREYTKNQILGMYLNEIYFGSGVYGIEEASQLFFSKSVSDLTLAEGAMLAGLAKAPNGYSPINHPEKALDRRNVVLQAMDDAGKISTETRIQAQGKTLGLDVEEPEETPWVDSYVDLVMKEAAEKYQLSVDELQRGGYRIVVNMEQRIQQIAYEKFKNDRYFPGNTEGTQGAFVMMDQENGGIVAAIGGRSYQLGNLNRATVTRQPGSTMKPIAVYGPALMKKEYNPYSLIPDQKRSINGYTAENVVDEYAGSVSIYEALRVSKNAPAVWLLNAIGIDYAKTFLEKMNISIKDKGLAIALGGLSDGLTPIQMMESYRPFVHGGKYIPSHTISRIYDRENQVIAKGKQKQTQVFSSQVAWNMTAMLTNVVKNGTAEAGDYEKALAGKTGSTQHPLVKGEYKDAWFVGYTPHYVSAMWMGYDQSDKHHFLTDGSSYPTMLTKSILKEIDKQRPLESNFVKPENVETLPEPMDLPEINQLEASYTFGGFSLVKGKLTWSMAEDERIVYHIYQEQDGIDKRIGQVQGKNEFIIDDAPLLKTTRYYVVPYNPLTQVEGTKSNTVELSL; this is translated from the coding sequence ATGGAACATAAAAAACAGAGAAGAATTTTTACCCTGAGTACGAAACAGCTATTAGTTACAGCAGGCATCGTAGCTTTTTTAGGAATTGCGGGGTATTTAGTTATCATTTTTGGTGGAAAATTGGTAGTGAATGAGGAAGATTTAATTCTTGATGCTACGACAACAATTGAAACCAAGGATGGTAAAGAAATTGCTGAATTATACAACGAAAATAGAACACTGGTATCGATGGAAGATATCCCGGAACATGTTCAGGAGGCGTTTGTTGCTATTGAAGATCGGCGATTTTATGAACACGCAGGCGTCGATTTCCAGTCTGTAGCACGTGCTGTTTATCGCGATATCGTTGCTTTTGGCAAGGTGGAAGGCGCGAGTACAATCACACAACAATTGGCTAAAAACCTGTTTTTGCACAATGATAAAACATGGATGAGAAAAACAAAAGAGGTAATGGCGGCCATTTACTTAGAAAGAGAATATACAAAGAATCAAATACTTGGGATGTATCTGAACGAGATTTATTTCGGTTCAGGGGTGTACGGCATCGAGGAGGCATCACAATTATTTTTTTCAAAATCTGTCAGTGATTTAACGTTGGCAGAAGGAGCAATGCTTGCAGGACTTGCGAAGGCTCCAAATGGTTATTCACCAATTAATCATCCCGAGAAAGCTTTAGACCGAAGAAATGTTGTTCTCCAAGCGATGGATGATGCTGGGAAAATTTCTACCGAAACACGAATACAGGCACAGGGTAAAACACTTGGTCTAGATGTAGAGGAACCAGAAGAGACCCCGTGGGTAGATAGCTATGTTGACTTGGTTATGAAAGAGGCTGCCGAAAAGTATCAGTTATCGGTAGATGAATTACAGCGTGGCGGTTATCGGATAGTTGTAAACATGGAACAGCGAATCCAGCAAATTGCATATGAAAAGTTTAAAAATGATCGGTATTTCCCAGGTAATACGGAGGGGACACAAGGAGCTTTTGTCATGATGGACCAGGAGAACGGTGGAATAGTTGCGGCAATTGGCGGTCGCTCCTACCAATTAGGAAACCTTAATCGTGCTACTGTAACCCGTCAACCCGGTTCTACGATGAAGCCCATCGCTGTTTATGGACCAGCATTAATGAAAAAAGAATACAACCCTTATTCCCTAATACCAGATCAAAAACGCAGTATTAACGGCTATACAGCGGAAAATGTAGTGGACGAGTATGCTGGTTCTGTATCGATTTATGAAGCATTAAGAGTGTCAAAGAACGCACCCGCAGTATGGTTGCTCAACGCAATTGGCATTGATTACGCAAAAACATTTCTTGAAAAAATGAACATTTCGATCAAGGATAAGGGACTTGCGATCGCCTTAGGCGGACTGTCGGACGGTTTGACGCCAATCCAGATGATGGAAAGTTACCGGCCGTTTGTTCATGGTGGGAAATATATACCATCGCATACTATTTCACGTATTTACGATAGGGAAAATCAAGTAATTGCCAAGGGAAAACAAAAACAAACACAGGTGTTTAGCAGTCAGGTCGCCTGGAACATGACGGCAATGTTAACAAATGTTGTAAAGAACGGTACTGCAGAAGCAGGCGATTACGAGAAAGCATTGGCCGGAAAAACGGGGTCGACACAGCATCCCCTGGTAAAAGGCGAGTATAAGGATGCCTGGTTTGTTGGTTATACACCGCATTACGTCAGTGCCATGTGGATGGGCTATGATCAATCGGACAAACATCATTTTCTTACCGATGGAAGCTCTTATCCAACAATGTTAACAAAGTCTATTTTAAAAGAAATCGACAAACAGCGGCCATTGGAATCGAACTTTGTGAAACCGGAGAACGTAGAGACATTACCAGAGCCTATGGACCTTCCGGAAATCAACCAACTGGAGGCGAGCTACACATTTGGCGGATTTTCATTAGTTAAAGGAAAATTAACTTGGTCCATGGCTGAGGATGAACGTATTGTTTATCATATTTATCAAGAGCAGGACGGTATTGATAAAAGAATTGGGCAAGTACAAGGGAAGAATGAATTTATTATTGATGACGCTCCATTATTGAAAACGACTCGTTATTACGTTGTTCCATATAATCCACTAACACAAGTAGAAGGAACAAAATCAAACACAGTTGAATTATCATTGTAA
- a CDS encoding antibiotic biosynthesis monooxygenase family protein: protein MEAYMTNGTLEFIKKIIDDHPAIDFHLMSSGNGALAYYENEHENIFASGRAYDVLLNNGSIQNKGFVVMNNITVTEDGRTVFEDRFKRRSSAIESTPGFQAFRLLRPQSGNTYVVLTQWATIEDFDNWKNSDAFKEQHKNGKGETKPPAYFADKPYITSYNMVNE from the coding sequence ATGGAAGCATATATGACAAATGGAACATTAGAATTCATTAAAAAAATTATTGATGACCATCCCGCCATTGATTTTCATCTTATGTCCAGTGGAAATGGAGCACTCGCTTACTATGAAAATGAACATGAAAATATCTTCGCATCGGGTAGAGCCTATGACGTCCTGCTTAACAATGGATCCATACAGAACAAGGGCTTTGTCGTAATGAATAATATTACAGTAACGGAGGATGGAAGAACCGTGTTTGAAGATCGTTTTAAACGGCGAAGTTCCGCAATTGAATCCACTCCCGGATTTCAGGCATTCAGACTGCTGCGCCCGCAAAGCGGAAACACATATGTAGTCTTGACTCAATGGGCAACCATCGAGGACTTTGATAACTGGAAGAATTCAGATGCATTTAAAGAACAACACAAAAATGGTAAAGGCGAAACAAAGCCACCCGCGTATTTTGCCGATAAGCCATATATTACAAGCTATAATATGGTTAATGAATAA
- a CDS encoding thioredoxin family protein: protein MKKKMLIFIVVLIVLFAALYFVVDYKNKQAVDENDNPYGKSDLHQATIDQLDDPNYQNQILPDELDKKLENGKSLTVYFYDPTCPHCQRTTPILVPLTEELGVDVKKLNVLEFEDAWNKYSIEGTPTLIHFENGKEATRISGGQTEEQLRAFFKENNITE from the coding sequence ATGAAAAAGAAGATGTTAATTTTTATTGTAGTACTTATTGTATTGTTTGCAGCACTTTATTTTGTTGTTGATTATAAGAACAAACAGGCAGTTGACGAGAACGATAATCCATACGGCAAAAGTGATTTACATCAAGCAACGATTGACCAGTTGGACGATCCAAACTATCAAAATCAAATACTTCCTGATGAATTAGATAAAAAACTGGAAAATGGTAAATCGCTAACTGTCTATTTTTATGATCCTACATGCCCACATTGTCAGCGTACAACGCCAATCCTTGTTCCTTTAACAGAAGAACTTGGTGTAGATGTAAAGAAACTTAATGTACTGGAGTTTGAAGATGCATGGAATAAGTACAGTATTGAAGGTACACCAACACTTATTCATTTCGAGAATGGAAAGGAAGCCACACGTATTTCCGGCGGCCAAACAGAAGAGCAATTACGAGCATTCTTTAAAGAAAACAACATTACTGAATAA
- a CDS encoding disulfide oxidoreductase: MNQSNKGETLIFLIWAQALIALLGSLFFSEIMGYVPCELCWYQRILMYPLVIIYGVAMIKKNMSMAYPGIILSGIGIFVSTYHYLIQKVPALHDTAGACGIIPCTTQYVNYLGFITIPFLAGVAFIVIFVLHVLLLKQIGGKK, encoded by the coding sequence ATGAATCAATCTAATAAAGGTGAAACACTCATATTTCTTATATGGGCTCAAGCGCTTATTGCATTGCTCGGAAGTTTATTCTTTTCAGAAATAATGGGGTATGTTCCATGTGAATTATGCTGGTATCAGCGTATTTTAATGTATCCCCTTGTGATTATTTATGGTGTTGCCATGATCAAAAAGAATATGTCGATGGCGTATCCCGGGATCATATTAAGCGGAATAGGTATTTTTGTTTCAACTTATCATTATTTAATTCAAAAGGTGCCAGCACTTCATGATACGGCCGGTGCATGTGGAATTATTCCATGTACTACCCAGTACGTTAATTACCTCGGGTTCATTACGATCCCTTTTCTCGCTGGAGTAGCTTTTATTGTAATCTTTGTGCTCCATGTCTTATTACTTAAACAAATTGGAGGGAAGAAATAA